In Streptomyces sp. NBC_01231, the sequence GTTCGACTGCAACTGCATGCACGGATCGGGCGACAACATCACCCCGTTCCCGCGCAGCAACGTGTTCATCGTGTTCAACAGCGTGGAGAACAAGGCCGTCGAGCCGTTCGCGGCTCCGGTGCGGCGACCGGAGTACATCGGCGCGACGGACTTCACTCCGGTGCGGTAGGTCGAGCCCCGGGGGTGTCCCCGGAGTATGCGGCAACGGGCCACGGGACCTCACCGCGGTGAGGTGGCCCCGGGCCCGTGGAGCGGGCGGTGTCACAGGCGTAATCGGCTTTAACGCCACGCCAGTGACACCGCCCGCTCCAGTGCGTTCGGTGCGTTGGGTGTGTCGGGTGCGTTCCGTGCGTTCAGCCGGACAGGACGTCCAGCAGCCGGTCGACGTCGTCGGACGTGTTGTACAGGTGGAAGGAGACGCGCAGGTTGCCCGCGCGCTCGGCGGTCTGGATCCCGGCGCTGTTCAACCGGGGCCGACGGTCACCGAGCCCTGGGACGGAGACGATCGCCGAGCCGGGAGCGGGCACGGGTTCGTGGCCGAGGGCGGCCAGTCCCGTGCGGAAGCGGTCGGCCAGGGCGAGGTCGTGGGCGTGTACGGCGTCGACGCCGAGTTCCTCGACGAGTTCGAGGGAGCGGCGCATCCCGGCGTAGGCGGCCAGATCCGGAGGCAGGTCGAACCGGCGCGCGGAGTGGGCGAGTTCGGCCAGGGGGCCGTAGCAGCTGTCCCACGGGTTCTCCCCCGCGACCCAGCCGGCCAGGATCGGCGTGAGGCCGCCGAAGTCCTCCGAGCTCCCCGAGCCCGCCGAATCCTGCGAGTTCTCCGGTACGACGAGGAAGGCCACTCCGTGCGGGCCGAGCAGCCACTTGTAGCCGACCGAGACGGTGAAGTCCTGCGCGTCGGCCTTGATCGGCAGCCATCCGGCGGACTGGGAGACGTCCACGTACGTGCGGGCGCCGTGCTCGCGGGCCGCCTCCCGGAGCGCGGGCAGGTCGGCGATCCGGCCGTCGGCTGACTGTGCGGAGCTGACCGCGACGAGCGCGGTGCCCGGGCGGACCGACTCGGCGAGCCG encodes:
- a CDS encoding aminotransferase class V-fold PLP-dependent enzyme gives rise to the protein METFESLVRAEFAPKNTFLNTASNGLLPARTVAALQEAALLRAEGGPLDPLYEDVETARAVFARLAGVPVGRVAAGSSVSAHTGLVAASLPAGAEVLTAEGDFTSVVNPFHARGDLKVRAVPLERLAESVRPGTALVAVSSAQSADGRIADLPALREAAREHGARTYVDVSQSAGWLPIKADAQDFTVSVGYKWLLGPHGVAFLVVPENSQDSAGSGSSEDFGGLTPILAGWVAGENPWDSCYGPLAELAHSARRFDLPPDLAAYAGMRRSLELVEELGVDAVHAHDLALADRFRTGLAALGHEPVPAPGSAIVSVPGLGDRRPRLNSAGIQTAERAGNLRVSFHLYNTSDDVDRLLDVLSG